The Halanaerobiaceae bacterium ANBcell28 genome window below encodes:
- the hisH gene encoding imidazole glycerol phosphate synthase subunit HisH, which produces MIAIIDYDIGNLGSVLKAFKYLNIDAVLTKDVDEIKKADGLVLPGVGAFGEGMRNLRCLGLEKIIKEELAKGKPFLGICLGMQLLFESSEEANQEKGLALIPGAVRKFDPVAVGKIPQIGWNQLELVKDDPLFGELDGEDYYFVHSYYVSPESEEYVLAKTVYGKTVFVSVVKKDNIWGMQCHPEKSSKVGLQTLKNFGEVVLQWK; this is translated from the coding sequence GTGATAGCAATTATTGATTATGATATAGGAAATTTAGGTAGTGTTCTGAAAGCCTTTAAGTATTTGAATATAGATGCGGTTTTAACTAAAGATGTTGATGAAATTAAAAAAGCAGATGGCCTGGTATTGCCAGGGGTAGGGGCTTTTGGTGAAGGCATGAGAAATCTACGCTGTTTAGGTTTAGAGAAGATTATTAAGGAAGAACTGGCTAAAGGCAAGCCGTTTTTAGGAATATGCCTTGGTATGCAGTTACTTTTTGAGAGTAGCGAAGAGGCCAATCAGGAAAAGGGTCTGGCTTTAATTCCAGGAGCAGTTAGAAAGTTTGATCCTGTTGCTGTAGGAAAAATACCACAAATCGGATGGAATCAGCTAGAACTTGTAAAAGATGATCCGCTTTTTGGGGAATTAGATGGAGAGGACTATTATTTTGTACATAGTTATTACGTATCTCCAGAGAGTGAGGAATATGTTTTAGCTAAGACTGTTTACGGAAAGACAGTATTTGTTTCAGTTGTGAAGAAAGATAATATCTGGGGAATGCAGTGTCATCCAGAAAAGAGTAGTAAGGTTGGTTTGCAAACCTTGAAAAATTTTGGAGAGGTGGTTTTACAATGGAAATAA
- the hisG gene encoding ATP phosphoribosyltransferase: MGDIITALPKGRLLKVVVDILKKADFISKDLDIEEMSRQLVFTDEKTGNSFLLAKPKDVPVYVEHGAADIGVTGKDVILEHDRRLYELADLKVGWCKLVVAVPEAKGITRVEDIPEHSRVATSFPTITREFFQKMGIQVDIIYLNGSVELAPLIDLADLIVDITSTGTTLRKNNLLPIAEICESTSRLVVNNVSYKTKYQAVSKLMTAIKEEVANNED, from the coding sequence ATGGGAGATATAATTACTGCACTACCTAAAGGTAGACTTTTAAAAGTTGTTGTTGATATTTTGAAAAAGGCTGATTTTATTTCAAAGGATTTGGATATAGAGGAAATGTCTCGTCAATTAGTTTTTACTGATGAAAAGACAGGGAATTCATTTTTATTGGCTAAGCCAAAAGATGTGCCGGTATATGTTGAACACGGTGCAGCAGATATAGGTGTGACTGGTAAAGATGTAATACTGGAACATGATAGACGTCTTTATGAATTAGCAGATTTGAAAGTTGGCTGGTGTAAGTTAGTAGTAGCTGTACCAGAAGCCAAGGGAATTACTAGAGTTGAAGATATACCTGAACATAGTCGTGTGGCAACTTCTTTCCCTACTATTACGCGAGAATTTTTTCAAAAAATGGGGATTCAGGTTGATATTATATACTTAAATGGTTCAGTGGAACTTGCGCCTTTGATTGATCTAGCTGACTTGATTGTTGATATTACATCAACTGGAACTACTTTGCGCAAGAATAACTTACTACCTATTGCTGAAATTTGTGAGTCAACATCAAGGCTAGTTGTAAATAATGTTAGCTATAAGACCAAGTATCAGGCAGTAAGTAAACTGATGACTGCCATAAAGGAGGAGGTAGCGAATAATGAAGATTAA
- the hisD gene encoding histidinol dehydrogenase — translation MKIKSLNYPENKQAINEILLKNRFDFQDERSQAVEMIVNDVRDNGDDAVFKYTEKFDGAKFGELLVSKDEIDEAYSIVEDSFIESIRKSIDNVKAFHRKQLRENWFDYNNGMTGQVYNPLARIGAYVPGGRAAYPSSVVMTVIPAKVAGVEEVVVVSPPDKEGKVNPYTLVAANEAGADEIYKVGGAQAVAALAFGTESIKAVDKIVGPGNIYVTLAKKMVYGLVDIDMLAGPSEVLVLADENANPDFIAADLLSQAEHDPLAVSILITTSDEIAEKTKTAVAKQIKELSKREIAEESITNNALVVIVDDLDNGIELVNLFAPEHFELLVQEPFKVLGKIKNAGAIFIGDYSSEPLGDYMAGPNHVLPTGGTARYASPLNTDDFIKKSSIIYYQKEELEQVKDDVIKLAELEGLDAHANAIKIRFKK, via the coding sequence ATGAAGATTAAGTCTTTAAATTATCCTGAAAATAAGCAAGCAATTAATGAGATCTTACTAAAAAATCGCTTTGATTTTCAGGATGAGAGAAGTCAGGCAGTAGAAATGATAGTAAATGATGTAAGAGATAACGGTGATGATGCTGTTTTTAAATATACCGAAAAGTTTGATGGTGCAAAATTTGGAGAATTGCTTGTTTCCAAAGATGAAATAGATGAAGCATATTCTATAGTAGAGGATAGTTTTATAGAGTCTATACGTAAGTCAATTGATAATGTAAAGGCTTTTCATAGAAAGCAGTTACGTGAAAATTGGTTTGATTATAACAACGGTATGACCGGTCAAGTATATAATCCACTTGCCAGGATTGGTGCTTATGTGCCAGGAGGCAGGGCTGCTTATCCTTCTTCTGTTGTGATGACTGTTATCCCTGCTAAAGTGGCAGGTGTTGAAGAGGTGGTAGTTGTTAGCCCGCCAGATAAGGAAGGTAAGGTGAATCCATATACCTTAGTGGCTGCTAATGAGGCTGGTGCTGATGAGATTTATAAAGTTGGTGGGGCACAGGCTGTTGCGGCTCTGGCTTTTGGTACAGAGTCAATTAAGGCTGTTGATAAAATCGTTGGCCCTGGGAATATCTATGTAACCCTTGCTAAAAAGATGGTTTATGGATTGGTGGATATTGATATGCTGGCCGGGCCTAGTGAGGTTTTGGTGCTGGCTGATGAAAATGCTAATCCAGACTTTATAGCTGCTGATCTCTTGTCACAGGCTGAGCATGATCCACTGGCTGTATCAATTTTGATTACTACTAGTGACGAGATAGCTGAAAAGACTAAAACTGCTGTAGCTAAGCAGATAAAAGAATTATCTAAAAGGGAAATCGCTGAAGAGTCTATCACTAATAATGCTTTAGTAGTTATTGTTGATGATTTGGATAACGGAATTGAATTAGTAAATTTATTTGCACCTGAGCATTTTGAATTATTGGTACAGGAGCCTTTCAAGGTATTGGGTAAGATCAAAAATGCAGGAGCAATTTTTATAGGTGATTATTCATCTGAGCCTCTAGGCGATTATATGGCAGGACCCAATCATGTTCTTCCAACTGGAGGTACAGCTCGTTACGCTTCTCCTCTAAATACTGATGATTTTATTAAAAAGTCCAGTATAATCTATTATCAAAAAGAAGAGTTAGAGCAGGTTAAGGATGATGTAATTAAGCTGGCAGAGCTGGAAGGTCTTGATGCACATGCCAATGCAATTAAGATAAGATTTAAGAAGTAA
- the hisZ gene encoding ATP phosphoribosyltransferase regulatory subunit: protein MNNNNMLKSAGGMRSYLPELASELKCIERKILDIFELWGYHPIITPTLEYYESLTEGMGRSLDKRLYKFIDYEGNILTLRPEMTAPIARTLSNRLNDIELPMRLSYNATVFRYDQLQAGKNREIYQLGVEFIGEKSYLADAEAIILAIESLQNTGIEDFKLDIGHAAYLEGIIEELDLSHEIELEIKTFLNKKDLVGLNDFILSLEEEGVDKKVEMINDIPALRGNQEILRDARSLVKNEKSIAALENLEKIYQYIADYGLADYITLDLSLIRGFDYYTGVVFEGFTEKLGYTICGGGRYDNLLNKYSGQEIPAIGFAIGLERVRLALKRQDYEFEYPVLDELFLVNDGTEALAMKTAKKLRQKGIITSLAELRDNKEELKAKAKNEGVKRILIFIDKEKLEVLDIINDTMETIEIDGDWEEKLWEI from the coding sequence ATGAATAATAATAATATGTTGAAATCAGCTGGGGGAATGCGAAGTTATCTTCCCGAACTAGCAAGTGAACTTAAGTGTATTGAAAGAAAAATCCTTGATATATTCGAGCTATGGGGTTATCATCCTATAATTACACCTACCCTGGAATATTATGAATCACTGACAGAAGGTATGGGTAGAAGTCTAGATAAGAGATTGTATAAATTCATTGATTATGAAGGAAATATCCTGACATTGAGACCTGAGATGACTGCTCCGATTGCCCGTACATTATCAAATCGCTTGAATGATATAGAATTACCAATGAGGTTATCATATAATGCTACAGTTTTTCGTTATGATCAATTGCAGGCCGGTAAAAATAGGGAAATATATCAATTAGGTGTTGAATTTATTGGTGAAAAAAGTTATCTGGCAGATGCAGAAGCAATTATATTGGCTATTGAGTCTTTACAGAATACTGGAATAGAAGACTTTAAACTTGATATTGGTCATGCAGCATATCTTGAGGGTATTATTGAAGAATTAGATCTAAGTCATGAGATAGAGCTTGAAATCAAAACATTCTTAAACAAAAAAGACCTTGTTGGTTTGAATGACTTTATTCTTAGCTTGGAAGAAGAGGGTGTTGACAAAAAGGTAGAAATGATCAATGATATTCCTGCTTTAAGAGGTAATCAAGAAATTCTTAGAGATGCTCGCAGTCTAGTAAAAAATGAGAAGTCTATTGCTGCTCTTGAAAATTTAGAGAAGATTTATCAATATATTGCCGATTATGGACTGGCTGATTATATTACATTGGATTTGAGTTTGATTAGAGGTTTTGATTATTATACTGGAGTAGTTTTTGAAGGATTTACTGAAAAATTAGGTTACACTATTTGTGGTGGAGGAAGATACGATAATTTATTGAATAAGTATAGTGGTCAAGAAATTCCAGCTATCGGTTTTGCTATTGGACTAGAAAGGGTACGTCTTGCTCTTAAACGTCAGGACTATGAATTTGAATATCCAGTGCTTGATGAACTATTTTTGGTAAATGACGGTACAGAAGCACTTGCTATGAAGACAGCTAAGAAACTTCGTCAAAAGGGTATTATAACCAGTCTAGCAGAACTCCGTGATAATAAGGAAGAACTGAAAGCAAAAGCTAAAAATGAAGGAGTAAAACGAATACTTATCTTTATAGATAAAGAAAAGCTAGAAGTACTTGATATAATTAATGATACTATGGAAACAATAGAAATAGATGGGGACTGGGAGGAGAAGCTATGGGAGATATAA
- the hisB gene encoding imidazoleglycerol-phosphate dehydratase HisB, producing the protein MARFKEIDLERITKETDIKLKLKLSASREIDIDTGIGFFDHMLELLAFHSFMDLELKVDGDLYVDEHHTVEDVGIVLGQAIKEALADKAGIKRYADITLPMDECLVQVALDLSGRAYYQDDLQFTRESVGDLPVELVEEFFRALSNNAGITLHIRAIRNGNAHHLIEACFKAFARAFDQAISIDDRLAGKPLSTKGMLGE; encoded by the coding sequence ATGGCAAGATTCAAGGAAATTGATCTGGAACGGATTACTAAAGAGACTGATATTAAGTTAAAATTGAAATTAAGTGCTTCCAGGGAGATTGATATTGACACTGGAATAGGTTTCTTTGACCACATGCTAGAGCTTTTAGCTTTTCATAGTTTTATGGATTTAGAGTTAAAAGTTGATGGTGATCTCTATGTTGATGAACATCATACTGTAGAGGATGTGGGTATTGTACTGGGGCAGGCTATTAAAGAGGCTTTAGCTGACAAAGCAGGAATTAAAAGATATGCTGATATTACTTTGCCTATGGATGAATGCCTGGTTCAGGTAGCCCTTGATTTGAGTGGCCGAGCATATTATCAGGATGATCTGCAATTTACTAGAGAAAGTGTGGGAGACTTACCGGTAGAATTAGTAGAGGAGTTTTTCCGGGCCTTATCTAATAATGCTGGGATTACCTTGCATATAAGGGCTATAAGAAATGGTAATGCACATCACTTGATTGAGGCCTGTTTTAAGGCTTTTGCCAGGGCTTTTGATCAGGCTATAAGTATTGATGATAGATTAGCAGGTAAGCCTCTATCTACTAAAGGTATGCTAGGAGAGTAG